The Dermacentor variabilis isolate Ectoservices chromosome 4, ASM5094787v1, whole genome shotgun sequence genome contains the following window.
TCCTTGGACTCAAGTGAGTAGACAGCATTTATAAATAAAATTTCAGAAAGGTAACTATCTTCTGCAACAGACAATACCATGAAACCTAGGTTGAGATGAACTGCTGCTCTTTATTTGATCTTCAGGCCCATGATGGTATTACTGAATGTTTGGGCTCGTGCACTTGACTATACAATGGCAGCCTGCACTAATACCAAGCTCCTAGTCTTCTCACTATATCTTACAGTTAAAAAATGTTTTAAGCAAAAATTTGTGCAAATTTCATAAACTTGGCCCCTGAGCATTCATAAAAACATATATTTTCTAAATCAATATGGTTGACCTGCTGTGCTCTCATTTGTTCTAATATCACCGCAAAGACATTGAATGAAGAAAAGGCTCGTCTTTCCCACTACCATCTATGTAATTTCATTTCTTCGGCATTATATAATTACATATTTATTTTTAAATGGAAAGCATTACATGGGTAACCTGTCTTGTTTTCTTGGTGCAGCATTGAAGCATTCCAGCTGTCCAGCAAATGCAGATGGTGCAGTTACATGAAGGATACCGCCCCGCTGTAACTCCTGTGTCTATGAGATGGATAAACTGTGACCTGAAGTGCTCACCAGGATCCATGCAGGCCGGCGTGTGTTTGAATTCCATTTGTGCCCTCAGAACTTCTCACGAACATTCAAACTGAAGCAACACCTGCACACTCGCAAAGCCAAaaggccatttcagtgccctcaGAGCTTTTCACAAAAAGTTTACCTAAAGCAGCACCTGTGCATCCACAGAAGAGAAATGTCATTTCATTGCCATttatgccctcagagcttctcacgaacGAGTGCTCTCAAGGACCACCtgtgcacccacacaggtgagaggccatttcagtgcccttcgtgTCCTCAAAGCTTCTCACGAAAGAGTGCTCTGAACCGGCACCTGCACACCCACACGGGCGagaggccatttcagtgcccttcgtgCCTTCAAAGCTTCTCACAAAAGATTCATCTGAACCAGCACCTGCGCACGCACACAGGCGagaggccatttcagtgccctttgtGTCCTACAAGCTTCTCACGAAAGTATGCTCTGAACTCGCATCTAtgcacccacacaggcgaaaagccatttcagtgcccctcatgccctcagagcttctcacaaaagagAACTCTGAACcaccacctgcgcacccacacaggcgagaagccatttcaatgcccttcatgccttcggagcttctcacaaaagATTCATCTGAACcagcacctgcgcacccacacaggcgagaggccatttcagtgccctttgtGTCCTATAAGCTTCTCACGAAAGGATGCTCTGAACTCGCATCTGCGCacgcacacaggcgagaagccatttcaatgcccttcgtgccctcagagcttctcacataAGTGTACTCTAAACCAACACatacgcacccacacaggcgagaagccatttcagtgcccttcatgccctcagagATTCTCGGATAAGAATGTTCTGATCCGACACCTACGCACCCACACAGGAGAGAAGCCATTTAAGTGCCCTTTATGCCCTCAGAGATTTTCACAGAAGAATCATCTGAACcggcacctgcgcacccacacaggcgagaagccatttcaatgcccttcgtGCCCTCAGAGATTCTTACAAAGGAGTAGTCTGAAACAACACctacgcacccacacaggcgagaagccatttcagtgcccttcatgccctcagagATTCTCGTATAAGCATGTTCTGAACCGACACCTGCACACCCATGCaggagaagccatttcagtgcacTTTATGCCCCCAAAGCTTCTCGCAAAAGGCGATATGGAAGGTTCACCTGGACTTCCACTAATGGGAGAGGCTGTTTAAGGGCCGTTCATGTCCTGAGAACTTCCTGTGGAAGTCTGTATTAAACCAAAAGCCTCACATCCATACAGGCGGgcagccatttcagtgccctgcaTGCCCTCGGCAATCCTCAAGTCTTTAGTGAAGGATCACGTGTGCATCCACTCAGCGAGAGGCCATGTCAGTGCTCTTCATGTACTCGGATGTACTCATGGAAGTTCGCACTGAACTTCGCTTCCACTAATGTGAGAGGCTCATTCAGGGCCCTTAATGTCCTGAAAACTTTTGGAAGACTGCACTGGACCGACACCTGCTCGTCCACACAAAGTCCGTGGTGAAGGACCACCTGTATATCCACTCAGGGAGACTCCATGTCGGGGCTCTTCATGTCCTCAGTGTTACTTGCAGAAGTTCCCACTGAACTGACACATCATAACCCACATAAGCGAGAGGTCGTTTCAGTGCCACTTACGTTGTCAAACCGTCGGACACCAAAGCCACCTCAATAGGCACCTTGCCACCACAAGTGCACCTGACACATGTGGTGCAGTAGTGCTGAGTTGTGTGCACTCCTCAttgttctttcttgcttttcatgTTTTCCTTAGTTTTTACATGGAATCTCAGTGTATGTGACGCCTGTAGTTCCATACTAGCATGATTCATTGTAAGTCTTCACTTTTCATTATTATGATGTTTAAGCTCTGTGTCTTGCAGACAAGCACTTCTTTCTGCATTCAAGCGTTTAACTGCTCTTTACTAAAGAGTTGTGCAAGTTCGTTTCAGTGCACTAAATAAAATTTGGGATTGGGTTTTGATAATTATTGATATTTCAATACTTGCACTAATATCATGTAATGTTTATATTCATTCGCATTTATTGTGCTGAACAGTTCGAGAATTTGAGTGGCTATTTGCTATTGCTATGTAATGCAGTTAAAACAACCTTTTCTCAGGAATTGAAATTATGCAATTATGTGCTTTTTTGATTCCTACTATGATTCAAGTGGTTTCACTGATGCTAAATGCACTGGTATGAAATTTTTTTGCTTGTAAGGATCCGTGCAGACCTTTGAGAACTTTGAAGATTGCTTCATAATAAACATTGTTCTCATGGATTGAAGGCCCTTTAATTTTTATGCCATCCTTAATCCTTTCAGTGTCGTTTCTTCCCCCCAGATAATATAGAAAAACAATGACTTATTTTCGGTTATTTGAAAGGGAAGAAATGACATGGATAATGGCACGTGCATTCTTCGTATGTACCTCGTACTCTTCATTTTCTATAACCTACTCAAAAGAGATTTGTCAAATGAGAAAGACGGTCATTCTAGATGCACTGCTTGACCAAGTGTTTGCTGCGGTTGTGTGCAAACCAATTAAAAAGGCAAGTTACGGAGATAAACACAACGATCTAGTCCTCACCTTAACTGAATGTGTTTGCATGACAGATTCTGCTGCTTTCCTCAGCTGTCCAGTCAGGCCATTTATTCTGAACTAAAGTAGATGTTTCAAAAGGCAGTGATATGGGCATAGCTCACATTCCTGTGATGGGACACTCAATGTGCAAAGTGCTGATAACGTCGATATAAATTGAACTGTGCGAATGCATTCGCAAAGTGCCATAACTGCAGCAGTCTGCATGCAGCCTACTCTGGATCATGTGTAATATTAAAAAAGGGACAAGGTAATCTAGGTAGAGCTTTAAAAAAATTGTCTTCCAGTGCATAGGGACGTGCATAGTTTTCAGGTGTAAACTAGAGCTATTCATTCACTGGTGCTGGTATGCGTTATCTCTGGTTGATGGGAGACATTATTATGGCCTTGCTGACCACACCCTGTCCACCTCCTGGAGCCCTGCTGCTTGGTACAACGAATATTGCACAAAAACTGTTCTGGAAAGACAACCACCTTCTCCTCCAGCTCCTGAGTCTTCCAGTGCTCCACCTGAGCCCACTGAGGTAGGCTTTCTTGACACTGCGGAGCAGTGACCGCTGAATCCCACGGCCTTTCTGACTGGTATGGTCAAGATCAGCTAGCATAAGTTGAAAATTGTCTTGATGCAATCGTCCTCTTCTGAACCAATCTGCCAGCCGCTCCAGCTCTGCTTGGCCTTATAGAGGTAGTGGCTAGCCTATCAACCTTAGTGCTGTTACGTTtcacctacgacgcgcggtttagccggcgcgactgcaacaaagcggcaggcattttggcccgttcggcgtcgccgctacgctccccgccaagcgcgtccaggcatgttccgatgccacgtgtcttcatgtgcgtgtgtgagtgtatgtgccattgtgcccgaccggcggcgatacgacagtaggggtcaccttctcctccttgtgcccgaccggcggcgatacgacagtaggggtcaccttctcctccttgtgcccgaccggcggcgatacgacaacaggagtcaccttctcctccccattgtgcccgaccggcggcgttacgacagtaggagtcaccttctcctccccattgtgcccgaccggcggcgatacgacagtgtgagtcaccttctccggcgacacgacagtatgcgtcaccttatcccattgtacaatcacgtgctcgtctattgaggggttccttcttgccctcaactgcgagagtataaaagcagctgcccccggacgcaaaaagggggctccgatttcttctgttgagtaaagtgctctcccgtctctctacttcggtcaacctgaccgccaactctttgcgatgttagaataaacaagttgttttgttgttaccagtcgactcatgctttgccgggaccttcgg
Protein-coding sequences here:
- the LOC142579739 gene encoding uncharacterized protein LOC142579739, with product MSFHCHLCPQSFSRTSALKDHLCTHTGERPFQCPSCPQSFSRKSALNRHLHTHTGERPFQCPSCLQSFSQKIHLNQHLRTHTGERPFQCPLCPTSFSRKYALNSHLCTHTGEKPFQCPSCPQSFSQKRTLNHHLRTHTGEKPFQCPSCLRSFSQKIHLNQHLRTHTGERPFQCPLCPISFSRKDALNSHLRTHTGEKPFQCPSCPQSFSHKCTLNQHIRTHTGEKPFQCPSCPQRFSDKNVLIRHLRTHTGEKPFKCPLCPQRFSQKNHLNRHLRTHTGEKPFQCPSCPQRFLQRSSLKQHLRTHTGEKPFQCPSCPQRFSYKHVLNRHLHTHAGEAISVHFMPPKLLAKGDMEGSPGLPLMGEAV